The DNA window CGGCGCCCGCTGCGAGGGCGACACGCCGGCAACACGTTGATCACCATGCCGCCGCCCAGTTCCGGTGGCGGCGTGCTGCTCGAAATCCTCGGCATCATCGGCCATGACGATCTTGCCGCGCTCGGGCACAACTCTCCTACGTATCTGCACTTGCTGGCCGAGGCGATGCGGCATGGCTTTGCCGACCGCGCCCGCTTTTACGGCGACCCCGACTTCGTTCAGGTACCCCTGGCCGAACTGCTGGCGCCGGCGAACACCTCCGCTTTGCGCGCCCGTATCAGCGCCGTCACCACCCTCGAGCGGACCGCCTACGGTAGTACGATTGCAGCCAGCGGGACAGCAGGTGCCGATCACGGCACGGCGCACCTGTCAGTCATGGACGCCGACGGCAACGCCGTGGCCTGCACCACGACCATCAACACCGCCTTCGGCTCGATGGTAGTGGCCGGAGACACCGGCATCATCCTGAACAACGAAATGGACGATTTCTCCGCCCAGCCGGGCGTGGCAAACGTCTATGGCTTGATCGGCACCGAGGCCAACGCCATCGCACCGCGTAAGCGTCCGCTGAGCAGCATGACCCCGACCATCGTCACCCGTCACGGCCGGCCCATCCTGGCCCTCGGAGGCTCGGGTGGCCCGCTGATCATCAGCGCTGCGACCGAGGTGCTGCTGAACATCCTCGACTTCAACATGGACGCCGCGACCGCGGTCGCGGCGCCGCGTATTCACGACCAGTGGACCCCAGCCGTGCTCGCGGTGGAACCGGGTATCCCGGAGCTCACGCGTTTGGCACTTGCGCGTTACCGTAGCCTCGTGAAAGAGATGAGTGCGATGGGTGCTGTACAGGTCGTCCGGAGAACCGCCGGCGTATTCGAAGGCGCGTCAGACCCGCGCAAGGGCGGGGAGGCGGTGGGTTGGTAGGCATGGCCGCAAGCAACGGCACACAGTCACCGCAGCGGTGGTGGTCCTCCGCCTGGTTCAAGATCGGCCTGAGCCTGCTGCTGCTCGGCATTCTGCTGCGGAACACGGACGTGTCCGCATTGATCAGGGCCGTCGCCAAGGCGCGACCGGGCTGGGTGATCGCCGCTCTGATTATGTATGTCGCCAGCATGGTCGTCAGTTGTCTGCGCTGGGCCATGCTGGCACGGGCACTCGGGTTCAACGAACCGTTCGGGCACTTCTTCGGGTCCTACTTCACCGGCATGTATATGAATCTCTTCGCCCCGAGCACCGTGGCGGGCGATATCGGGCGGGCTCTATACCTGGCTGGCGGGCAGCGGCGCAAGGCGTTGGCCTTCACCACCGTGATCGCCGACCGCGGCTTGGGGTTCATCGTGCTCAGTTGGATCGGCGCTCTCGCCATCTTTACGCAGCCTGGGTACCGCCTTCCGGCTGCGCTCTACTATGGCGCCTGGATCATTCCGCCGGCAACGCTGTTCGGCTGGCTGTTCGGACCGCCGCTCGTCGTGCGGGTATTCCCGCCGGGCAACCCCTGGCGGGAGCTGGTCGAGCACGATCTGGCGCCGTACTGGAGTGACTTCCGTCTGCTGACCCGGACCAGCCTGGTGGCTGTCGTCTTTCACTGCATGCAGATCGGCTCGCAGGTCTTGTTGGCGTGGGCGCTGGGCATTGATGCGCCGGCCTCGTTCTTTTTCATTTTCGTCCCCGTGGTCAACATTCTCAGCATGGCACCGGTGAGCTTCAGTGGCATTGGGATCCGTGAATGGGGTTATCGGCTTTTCCTCGGCAAGATCGGCGTCGCACACCACACCGGCGTGGCCTTGGGGCTGCTGTCCAGTACCTTGGTGCTCATCGCCGGGCTCACCGGGGGGTTGGTCTTTCTCTTGTGGAAAGCGGAAGCGCCGGCACCGTTAGCTGACGCTCCCATCCCGACACCCGCCGAGCGCGTTGAGGTAGCGGCGCGCTCCGAGTCGGCCTAGCAGTCTGTCGGACTTGGCAGCCCGGAGCGACCCATCGGGGAGCGGTCCGCCGAACCTACGCTGGGGCGCAGCCCCCTAGGCGATTGCCCCGACCTGCAACTAACGATACTCTACACTCCTCAATGAAATTGCTGGTCGCGGAAACCGCAGGCTTCTGCTGGGGTGTGCGCCGCGCCTTGGATCAGGCGGTGGACCTCACCAAAAAGACGGACGGGCCGGTCTATACCTACGGGCCGCTGATCCACAACTCCCAGGTACTCGAGGAGTTGAAGGCGCAAGACATCCACGCGGTCGAAGGACTCGATCAGGTTGCCGGAGGCACCATCCTCGTGCGCGCACACGGGGTCCGTCCCGAGGTCATCGAGGAGCTGCACGCACGCAGCGAGAACGTTTTCGACGCCACCTGTCCGCTGGTGCGCCGGGTGCAGAAGGCGCTCTCGGCCTACGTCGAGAAGGGGTACGACACCGTCATCGTCGGCGATGACGACCACGCCGAGGTCATCGGCCTGCGCGGCTACACCAAAGACCGCTGCTACGTCGTCGCGGACGAAACCGAGGTGGACCGGCTGCCGTCGTTCGACCGCGTCTGTGTCGTGGCGCAAACGACACAGGACGATCGGACCTTCGACCGGGTGGTCGACCGCATTCGGGAGAAGGCCGGCGAAGTGCGGGCCATCAACACCATCTGCGAGCCGACGCGCGACCATCAGACCGAGACCATCGATCTGGCGCGGCGGGCCGATCTCATGGTGGTGGTCGGCGGCCGTCACAGCGCCAACACCGTCAGGCTGGTGAAGCTGGCGCGCGACGAAGGGGCGCGGGTGTTGCACGTCGAGACCGATGCGGAGATCGAGCCGGAGCAGTTCAGCGGCTGCGAGACCGTGGCCGTTACCGCGGGGGCTTCAACCCCGGAATGGATGATCAACCGTGTGGTGACCAAGATCCGCTCGTACAGCCCCGA is part of the Candidatus Binatia bacterium genome and encodes:
- a CDS encoding lysylphosphatidylglycerol synthase transmembrane domain-containing protein, which encodes MAASNGTQSPQRWWSSAWFKIGLSLLLLGILLRNTDVSALIRAVAKARPGWVIAALIMYVASMVVSCLRWAMLARALGFNEPFGHFFGSYFTGMYMNLFAPSTVAGDIGRALYLAGGQRRKALAFTTVIADRGLGFIVLSWIGALAIFTQPGYRLPAALYYGAWIIPPATLFGWLFGPPLVVRVFPPGNPWRELVEHDLAPYWSDFRLLTRTSLVAVVFHCMQIGSQVLLAWALGIDAPASFFFIFVPVVNILSMAPVSFSGIGIREWGYRLFLGKIGVAHHTGVALGLLSSTLVLIAGLTGGLVFLLWKAEAPAPLADAPIPTPAERVEVAARSESA
- the ggt gene encoding gamma-glutamyltransferase, with translation MEPAGNRSSIPDSRFAALHVFVCCLLLWPLPALAVWGAHGMVAADHRLASQAGVEILQGGGNAVDAAVATAFAVGVVNPASSGIGGGGFMLIFLARSGGAVALDYRETAPAAAAQDMFVRDGQVVPELSRHGGLAVAVPGEVAGLAAALRRYGTLPLATVMQPAIRYAGDGFVIEKHLADEIADTSTALLANPVLARNFLHADGSPLRAGEAVRQPELADTLRRIAAEGPRAFYRGTIAEHMAQSVQTAGGVLSERDLREYQPKWRRPLRGRHAGNTLITMPPPSSGGGVLLEILGIIGHDDLAALGHNSPTYLHLLAEAMRHGFADRARFYGDPDFVQVPLAELLAPANTSALRARISAVTTLERTAYGSTIAASGTAGADHGTAHLSVMDADGNAVACTTTINTAFGSMVVAGDTGIILNNEMDDFSAQPGVANVYGLIGTEANAIAPRKRPLSSMTPTIVTRHGRPILALGGSGGPLIISAATEVLLNILDFNMDAATAVAAPRIHDQWTPAVLAVEPGIPELTRLALARYRSLVKEMSAMGAVQVVRRTAGVFEGASDPRKGGEAVGW